The genomic segment AGATATGCAACCGCCGCTTCAGAAACCCCTTGAACCTCCACGCCCGTATCGGCTTTCAATCGCGTTAGCATTGCCTGAACAATGTGTGGAATATCTTCGCTGCGCTCTCGCAGAGGGGGAAGGGGTATGGTCACGGCGCTGAGCCTGTAAAACAAATCCAGGCGAAATTCGCCTTGTTCGATCATGGAATCGAGGTCGCGGTTGGTGGCAGCAATTACCCGAACCTGTGTTTGTATGGGGGATTGTCCGCCAACTCTGACAAATTCACCGCGGTCTAAGACCCGCAACAGCTTGGCCTGAAATGCAGGCGAAGCCTCACCAATTTCGTCGAGAAAAAGCGTGCCGCCATCGGCTTGTTCAAAACACCCTGCCCGACGGGTTATGGCGCCGGTAAAAGCGCCTCGCTCATGCCCAAAGAGTTCACTTTCGGCAATGCCTTCTGCTATTGCCGCACAATTGAGTGCTACAAATG from the Gemmatimonadota bacterium genome contains:
- a CDS encoding AAA domain-containing protein encodes the protein FVALNCAAIAEGIAESELFGHERGAFTGAITRRAGCFEQADGGTLFLDEIGEASPAFQAKLLRVLDRGEFVRVGGQSPIQTQVRVIAATNRDLDSMIEQGEFRLDLFYRLSAVTIPLPPLRERSEDIPHIVQAMLTRLKADTGVEVQGVSEAAVAYLAGCEWPGNLRELQHAIYRAALACQKGVIRPEHLDVLSHTQSGAPDKIETLNEIEQAHIERVMLVTGGNQGRACELLGISRPTLRRKIRRYALERAKNGQVC